From one Coffea eugenioides isolate CCC68of chromosome 11, Ceug_1.0, whole genome shotgun sequence genomic stretch:
- the LOC113752831 gene encoding probable 2-oxoglutarate-dependent dioxygenase At3g50210 yields MKAGEGTQSMTTLEPSHPPNFKKLMEEYINFCTELSRKIMRGIALALGGSPVEFEGTIAGDPFWVLRIIGYPGVSPANGQDMPKNVGCGAHTVIGLVTLVNQDDGITALQVKNLSGEWISGPPIPGTFVRNISDMLKILSNGLYESTLHRVTNNSPIYRVCVAYFYEPNYDAVIEPLDVSVKQTGGTTRFEGAVYGKHLVSKVLTNFIY; encoded by the exons ATGAAGGCTGGGGAGGGTACGCAGTCCATGACCACCCTGGAA CCAAGTCATCCGCCgaatttcaaaaaattgatGGAGGAGTATATCAACTTTTGCACAG AGCTGTCTAGAAAAATTATGCGGGGTATAGCTCTGGCATTGGGTGGATCACCAGTTGAATTTGAAGGGACAATAGCCGGTGATCCATTTTGGGTGCTGCGTATAATTGGCTACCCTGGTGTCTCCCCTGCAAATGGCCAAGACATGCCAAAAAATGTTGGATG TGGAGCTCATACGGTGATTG GTCTGGTGACGTTAGTCAATCAAGATGATGGTATTACTGCTCTTCAG GTAAAAAACCTTTCTGGAGAGTGGATATCAGGACCACCCATTCCTGGGACATTTGTTCGCAATATCAGTGACATGCTGAAG ATTCTATCCAATGGCCTTTATGAATCAACATTGCATCGGGTGACTAACAACTCTCCCATTTATCGGGTCTGCGTGGCCTACTTTTATGAG CCAAATTATGATGCTGTAATAGAGCCATTGGATGTAAGCGTAAAACAAACTGGTGGAACCACGAGGTTTGAAGGTGCTGTTTACGGTAAACACTTGGTCAGTAAAGTCCTGACAAATTTCATATACTGA
- the LOC113751556 gene encoding uncharacterized protein At4g06744-like, which yields MERENTFSLTFPLLVFFVILHSCWFYQVVGNGTPATTPINRETLEIVIGVGSPPYSPAYPPDNGECQDCPQPPMQPPCPPPPSPPPPPPCPPPPPPFTLSEELKMAIQVIQRFKRRIKCDPFGVTKTWTGNRICYDKSKYKGFVCDRSTKDNKFRVVGVNFNGFNFNGGPGCPLVATDFVEDLKDLVIFHVNSNNFTGGIPFGISKLPNFFEFDLSNNKLVGAFPAAALGATNLTYLDVRFNQLTGTIPPQAFTLDLDVLFLNNNAFSGKIPHNLGQTPVLYLTFANNELTGPIPKSIGQTSRNLLEVLFLNNSLSGCLPYEIGFLNKTHIVDVSINQLTGPIPQSFGCLKDIQQLNLSYNQFYGAVPESLCILGDLEVLDLKFNYFTQVGPECWKLIEKKVLNVTMNCILDLPSQRSPEECEAFFSRRWTCPDPKWLNYVPCGIYVSKGTPQTSDHVPKRARPPSPTYAALKEPGS from the coding sequence ATGGAGAGAGAGAACACTTTCTCACTCACATTTCCTCTTCTTGTCTTCTTTGTTATCCTGCACTCTTGCTGGTTTTATCAAGTCGTTGGTAATGGTACTCCAGCAACTACCCCGATCAACAGGGAAACACTCGAAATCGTTATAGGGGTTGGCAGTCCTCCCTATTCCCCTGCCTACCCTCCTGACAATGGAGAATGCCAAGATTGCCCACAGCCTCCAATGCAGCCCCCCTGCCCTCCACCCCCGTCGCCACCGCCCCCTCCTCCCTGTCCACCCCCGCCCCCTCCATTTACTCTTTCCGAGGAACTAAAAATGGCCATCCAAGTAATCCAAAGGTTCAAAAGGAGAATAAAGTGCGACCCTTTTGGCGTCACCAAAACCTGGACGGGCAACCGCATTTGTTACGACAAATCCAAATACAAAGGCTTCGTGTGCGACAGAAGCACCAAAGATAACAAGTTTAGAGTCGTTGGCGTCAATTTCAATGGCTTCAACTTTAACGGCGGACCTGGCTGTCCACTCGTTGCAACAGACTTCGTTGAAGATCTCAAGGACCTGGTAATCTTCCATGTCAACTCCAACAACTTCACAGGTGGCATTCCCTTTGGAATATCCAAACTTCCAAACTTCTTCGAGTTCGACCTGAGCAACAACAAGCTCGTAGGAGCTTTCCCCGCAGCAGCCCTAGGGGCAACCAACTTGACATACCTGGACGTCAGGTTCAACCAGTTAACAGGGACAATCCCGCCTCAGGCCTTCACACTAGACCTGGACGTGCTCTTCCTCAACAACAACGCATTCTCCGGAAAAATCCCCCACAATCTTGGCCAAACCCCTGTACTCTATCTCACCTTTGCAAACAACGAATTAACCGGCCCAATCCCCAAGAGCATTGGCCAAACTTCCAGAAATCTCCTCGAGGTTCTTTTCTTAAACAACAGTCTCTCCGGTTGCCTACCTTATGAGATTGGGTTTCTGAATAAAACACATATTGTGGATGTCAGCATAAACCAATTGACAGGTCCCATTCCACAATCATTCGGGTGCTTGAAAGATATTCAGCAGCTGAACTTGTCGTACAACCAATTCTACGGGGCGGTTCCAGAGAGCTTGTGCATCCTGGGCGACCTGGAGGTACTGGACCTCAAGTTCAATTATTTCACTCAAGTCGGACCAGAATGCTGGAAGTTAATCGAGAAGAAAGTCCTGAACGTAACCATGAATTGCATTCTAGACCTTCCTTCGCAAAGAAGCCCCGAGGAATGCGAGGCTTTCTTCTCAAGGCGCTGGACCTGCCCGGACCCGAAATGGCTCAACTACGTGCCTTGCGGCATTTATGTTTCTAAGGGCACACCACAGACATCCGATCATGTGCCCAAGCGGGCAAGGCCTCCATCGCCGACATATGCTGCTTTAAAAGAGCCAGGCTCGTGA
- the LOC113753179 gene encoding tRNA-dihydrouridine(16/17) synthase [NAD(P)(+)]-like, translating into MRFIRKPLCATRSICPQPPNSSYNLMAIETLTSSSSSNCNDDDRLCSEPQGEPEGETAHLDGLPAPNPNGYLSTESRIERAWAHWKKLGQPKFIVAPMVDNSELPFRMLCRKYGAQAAYTPMLHSRIFTETEKYRSQEFTTCKEDRPLFVQFCANDPDILLEAARRVEPYCDYVDINLGCPQRIARRGNYGAFLMDNLPLVKSMVEKLANNLSVPISCKIRLFPNLEDTINYAKMLEDAGCALLAVHGRTRDEKDGKKFRANWSAIKAVRDVMRIPVLANGNIRYMEDVQSCLEETAVEGVLSAESLLENPALFAGYRTVEWVSGSDDICVDGKLDQADLLVEYLKFCESYPVPWRMIRSHVHKMLGDWFRVHPNVRDDLNAQSKLTFEFLYDVVNRLRDLGVRIPLYVKDSRVERASANGFAT; encoded by the exons ATGAGATTTATTAGGAAGCCACTCTGCGCCACACGTAGTATTTGCCCACAGCCGCCCAATTCATCGTATAACTTGATGGCCatcgaaaccctaacttcctctTCATCGTCAAACTGCAACGACGACGACCGCCTATGTTCCGAACCACAAGGAGAACCAGAAGGAGAGACAGCCCATTTGGACGGCCTCCCGGCCCCAAATCCAAACGGGTACTTGAGCACAGAGTCGCGGATCGAGAGAGCCTGGGCACACTGGAAGAAGCTTGGGCAACCTAAGTTCATAGTGGCCCCCATGGTCGACAACTCCGAGCTCCCCTTCCGCATGCTTTGCCGCAAGTACGGAGCTCAAGCTGCTTATACCCCTATGCTTCACTCTCGTATTTTTACCGAAACTGAAAAGTACCGCTCTCAAGAATTTACCACCTGCAAG GAGGACCGTCCGCTATTTGTGCAATTTTGTGCGAATGATCCAGATATATTGTTGGAGGCTGCGCGGAGAGTAGAACCCTACTGCGATTATGTAGACATCAATTTGGG ATGTCCGCAGCGTATCGCTAGGCGAGGGAATTATGGAGCTTTCCTTATGGACAATCTTCCTTTGGTTAAATCTATGGTAGAAAAACTAGCAAACAACCTTAGTGTTCCAATCTCCTGCAAAATACGACTTTTCCCGAATTTGGAAGACACAATCAATTATGCCAAGATGTTGGAAGATGCTGGTTGTGCTCTTTTGGCAGTACATGGTCGGACTAGGGATGAAAAAGATGGGAAGAAATTTCGTGCCAATTGGAGTGCCATCAAGGCTGTTAGAGATGTCATGAGAATCCCTGTTCTGGCTAATGGGAATATAAGATACATGGAAGATGTGCAGAGCTGTTTGGAAGAGACTGCGGTTGAGGGGGTACTTTCAGCTGAGTCTCTGCTGGAAAACCCAGCCCTCTTTGCTGGATACCGTACTGTCGAATGGGTATCAGGAAGTGATGATATCTGTGTAGATGGAAAACTGGACCAGGCGGATTTACTAGTTGAATATTTAAAGTTTTGTGAGAGTTATCCAGTGCCATGGAGAATGATTCGTTCCCATGTGCATAAGATGCTAGGAGATTGGTTCAGGGTACATCCAAATGTAAGAGATGACCTTAATGCACAATCAAAACTCACATTTGAGTTTCTCTACGACGTGGTTAATCGACTTAGGGATCTTGGTGTGAGGATACCACTGTATGTGAAGGATAGCAGAGTGGAGAGGGCATCTGCAAATGGATTTGCGACATGA